From the genome of Fusarium oxysporum f. sp. lycopersici 4287 chromosome 3, whole genome shotgun sequence, one region includes:
- a CDS encoding CMGC/CDK/CDC2 protein kinase has protein sequence MDNYQKLEKIGQGACGAIYKARDLANGGRIVALKKIRLEAEGEGVPSTSIREISLLKELQHPNILRLLNIVHADYHKLYLVFEFLDIDLKRYMETLPASDGGRGKVLPEGSSAYLMQLGMNDTVVRKFMYQLCAGVKYCHSHRILHRDLKPANLLIDKEGNLKLADFGLARAFGVPLRPYTHDVVTLWYRAPELLLGEKQYSTGVDMWSVGCIFAEMCTRKPLFPGDSEIDEIFKIFRKLGTPTEDVWPGVTSYRDFKSSFPKWQRNYDQALCNNLNKAGLELLDMTLIYNPARRISAKQACNHPYFEDFLA, from the exons ATGGATAATTACCAGAAGTTAGAGAAGATTGGCCAAG GTGCCTGCGGTGCTATTTACAAGGCTCGTGATCTTGCCAATGGGGGACGAATTGTCGCATTGAAAAAAATCCGTCTCGAAGCCGAGGGCGAGGGTGTACCGAGCACTTCCATCCGGGAGATTTCTCTCCTCAAGGAATTGCAGCACCCTAACATCTTGCGTCTTCTGAACATCGTTCACGCCGATTACCACAAGCTTTACCTCGTTTTCGAATTCCTTGATATCGACCTGAAAAGGTACATGGAGACCTTACCGGCCAGTGACGGTGGACGAGGCAAGGTGCTTCCGGAGGGATCATCGGCATATCTCATGCAATTAGGCATGAACGACACGGTGGTCAGAAAATTCATGTACCAACTTTGTGCTGGCGTTAAATACTGTCACTCCCACCGTATCTTGCACCGAGATCTGAAGCCCGCTAATCTCCTCATCGACAAGGAAGGAAATCTCAAGTTAGCCGATTTTGGGCTGGCACGAGCGTTTGGTGTGCCTCTGCGCCCATATACTCACGATGTCGTGACGCTCTGGTACCGAGCACCTGAACTTCTACTGGGCGAAAAACAATACTCGACGGGTGTTGATATGTGGTCTGTCGGCTGTATATTTGCAGAGATGTGCACTCGAAAGCCGCTGTTTCCTGGTGACTctgagattgatgagatctTTAAAATCTTCCG CAAATTGGGCACTCCTACGGAAGACGTATGGCCTGGAGTTACCTCGTACCGGGATTTCAAGTCCTCATTTCCTAAGTGGCAACGTAACTACGACCAGGCCCTCTGCAATAACCTCAACAAAGCAGGCCTCGAACTTCTCGATATGACGCTGATCTACAATCCGGCTAGACGCATTTCGGCTAAACAGGCCTGCAACCATCCTTACTTTGAGGACTTTCTTGCGTAG
- a CDS encoding CMGC/CDK/CDC2 protein kinase, whose protein sequence is MDNYQKLEKIGQGACGAIYKARDLANGGRIVALKKIRLEAEGEGVPSTSIREISLLKELQHPNILRLLNIVHADYHKLYLVFEFLDIDLKRYMETLPASDGGRGKVLPEGSSAYLMQLGMNDTVVRKFMYQLCAGVKYCHSHRILHRDLKPANLLIDKEGNLKLADFGLARAFGVPLRPYTHDVVTLWYRAPELLLGEKQYSTGVDMWSVGCIFAEMCTRKPLFPGDSEIDEIFKIFR, encoded by the exons ATGGATAATTACCAGAAGTTAGAGAAGATTGGCCAAG GTGCCTGCGGTGCTATTTACAAGGCTCGTGATCTTGCCAATGGGGGACGAATTGTCGCATTGAAAAAAATCCGTCTCGAAGCCGAGGGCGAGGGTGTACCGAGCACTTCCATCCGGGAGATTTCTCTCCTCAAGGAATTGCAGCACCCTAACATCTTGCGTCTTCTGAACATCGTTCACGCCGATTACCACAAGCTTTACCTCGTTTTCGAATTCCTTGATATCGACCTGAAAAGGTACATGGAGACCTTACCGGCCAGTGACGGTGGACGAGGCAAGGTGCTTCCGGAGGGATCATCGGCATATCTCATGCAATTAGGCATGAACGACACGGTGGTCAGAAAATTCATGTACCAACTTTGTGCTGGCGTTAAATACTGTCACTCCCACCGTATCTTGCACCGAGATCTGAAGCCCGCTAATCTCCTCATCGACAAGGAAGGAAATCTCAAGTTAGCCGATTTTGGGCTGGCACGAGCGTTTGGTGTGCCTCTGCGCCCATATACTCACGATGTCGTGACGCTCTGGTACCGAGCACCTGAACTTCTACTGGGCGAAAAACAATACTCGACGGGTGTTGATATGTGGTCTGTCGGCTGTATATTTGCAGAGATGTGCACTCGAAAGCCGCTGTTTCCTGGTGACTctgagattgatgagatctTTAAAATCTTCCGGTAA